From Halomicrobium salinisoli, the proteins below share one genomic window:
- the argF gene encoding ornithine carbamoyltransferase — protein sequence MPTHLLDVDDLTPDELATVLDRAATIKADGDDSDRLADQTLGMIFEKPSTRTRISFETGMTQLGGHAIFLGPDDIQLGHGEPIKDTSRAVSRYVDFLMARMFDHGDVAELAEYADVPVVNGLTDDAHPCQTLADLLTIREEFGGFEDVDVAWVGDGNNVCQSFVLGAAMTGLDLTVATPPDYGVDGEVIERAEAVGDAPETTTDPEAAVADADVVYTDVWVSMGQEDEREQKLQAFEGFQITPEFLGDRTLMHCLPAHRGEEVTDDAIESDQAVVWQQAENRLHAQKGLLAWLAEQE from the coding sequence ATGCCCACGCACCTGCTCGACGTCGACGACCTCACGCCCGACGAACTGGCGACCGTCCTCGACCGCGCCGCGACGATCAAGGCCGACGGGGACGACAGCGACCGACTGGCCGACCAGACCCTCGGCATGATCTTCGAGAAGCCCTCCACGCGGACCCGCATCTCCTTCGAGACGGGCATGACCCAGCTGGGCGGCCACGCCATCTTCCTCGGCCCAGACGACATTCAGCTGGGCCACGGCGAGCCCATCAAGGACACCTCCCGGGCCGTCTCCCGGTACGTCGACTTCCTGATGGCCCGCATGTTCGACCACGGCGACGTGGCGGAACTGGCCGAGTACGCCGACGTCCCCGTCGTCAACGGCCTCACGGACGACGCCCACCCCTGCCAGACGCTGGCGGACCTGCTGACCATCCGCGAGGAGTTCGGCGGGTTCGAGGACGTCGACGTGGCGTGGGTCGGCGACGGCAACAACGTCTGCCAGTCGTTCGTCCTCGGCGCGGCGATGACCGGGCTCGACCTCACCGTCGCCACGCCGCCCGACTACGGCGTCGACGGCGAGGTCATCGAGCGCGCCGAAGCGGTGGGCGACGCGCCCGAGACGACCACCGATCCCGAGGCCGCCGTCGCGGACGCCGACGTCGTCTACACCGACGTCTGGGTCAGCATGGGCCAGGAGGACGAGCGCGAGCAGAAGCTCCAGGCCTTCGAGGGGTTCCAGATCACGCCCGAGTTCCTCGGCGACCGCACGCTGATGCACTGCCTGCCCGCCCACCGCGGCGAGGAGGTCACCGACGACGCCATCGAGAGCGACCAGGCCGTCGTCTGGCAGCAGGCCGAGAACCGCCTGCACGCCCAGAAGGGGCTGCTGGCGTGGCTGGCCGAGCAGGAGTGA
- a CDS encoding MarR family transcriptional regulator: MPISKDQFEDLDDDEGGPTPGTNAAVILEFLRENPNKAFTQSEIAGETDVKTGSVGPTLVRLRERGRVDHRGKYWRVSDHDRSSDAAVRHAAASLADREAEGETPSMEEWEEHAVDPRDHRDER; encoded by the coding sequence GTGCCGATCAGTAAGGATCAGTTCGAGGATCTCGACGACGACGAGGGCGGCCCTACGCCGGGGACGAACGCCGCCGTGATCCTGGAATTCCTCCGGGAGAACCCGAATAAAGCGTTCACGCAGAGCGAAATCGCCGGTGAGACCGACGTGAAAACGGGCTCCGTCGGCCCGACGCTCGTCCGCCTGCGAGAGCGCGGGCGGGTCGATCACCGGGGGAAGTACTGGCGGGTCAGCGACCACGACCGAAGTTCCGACGCCGCCGTCAGACACGCGGCCGCTTCGCTGGCCGACAGAGAGGCGGAGGGAGAGACGCCGTCGATGGAAGAGTGGGAGGAACACGCCGTCGATCCACGGGACCATCGCGATGAGCGGTGA